The following are encoded in a window of Penicillium oxalicum strain HP7-1 chromosome II, whole genome shotgun sequence genomic DNA:
- a CDS encoding Terrelysin has product MEEELNNYNSQWVSFHIRDHLKDGEITVQNTVIEGGEFQDPNNRRKSLTEDEIDYMTIEADGVGEICARGRRGSEGRLDLFHGDTKICELHWENRGGEYHNLVEVLDDNSKYRIEHGGWSPQAGPLGHVFVDIREKDAKK; this is encoded by the exons atggaagaggagctgAACAACTACAATTCCCAATGGGTCTCCTTCCACATCCGCGACCATCTGAAGGATGGCGAGATCACCGTCCAGAACACCGTCATTGAAGG TGGTGAATTCCAAGACCCCAACAACCGCCGCAAGTCTCTCACTGAAGACGAGATCGACTATATGACCATCGAAGCCGATGGCGTCGGCGAGATCTGTGCCCGTGGCCGCCGCGGCAGTGAAGGTCGCCTGGATCTCTTCCACGGCGACACCAAGATTTGCGAGCTCCACTGGGAGAATCGTGGAGGAGAATACCACAATCTGGTCGAGGTGCTTGACGACAATTCCAAGTACCGCATCGAGCATGGGGGATGGAGTCCACAGGCAGGTCCGTTGGGACATGTCTTTGTGGACATTCGCGAGAAGGATGCGAAGAAGTAG